One stretch of Borrelia maritima DNA includes these proteins:
- a CDS encoding complement regulator-acquiring protein, protein MKIKLFIHLKLILALFLFSCTIDANLNEDYKNKVKGMLNKATDDQKIANNNTKSNTVQNKTNAKNMAQAQQQAQAQQQAQAQQQAQAQQQAQAQQQAQAQQLAQALQSQGLGFNTDLSLSNKKNTARVNTNVRVAPTRQTQYAQKAAIPQFSFINSSLRRKSQTNSSGPQSNNSHISFTQAAPSRGSGLQPLKNNFLRRISEEQNKAKNNVGFRENYDQFGMKDSAFTLLDVISNISVFDRSYAPQLNSNTPEAENERNKFYAMMDFDQYKTEQFGLMMEILYKENQNHDLIRELIISGLGIQISLELALEELDKKIKTLDQQYLNAKINSFTFIDKIKELDSKLNHIIDKKTEWSRYVDNIIANVNYNSSLKDSQYLAQHIRNKYLDNMQNARQSVLDLYINITEFK, encoded by the coding sequence TTGAAAATTAAATTATTCATACATTTAAAGCTTATTTTAGCCTTGTTTTTATTTTCTTGTACAATTGATGCTAATTTAAATGAAGATTATAAAAACAAAGTAAAAGGAATGCTAAATAAAGCAACAGATGATCAAAAAATAGCAAATAATAACACAAAATCAAATACTGTGCAAAATAAAACAAATGCTAAGAACATGGCACAAGCACAACAGCAGGCACAAGCACAACAGCAGGCACAAGCACAACAGCAGGCACAAGCACAACAGCAGGCACAAGCACAACAGCAGGCACAAGCACAACAGCTGGCACAAGCTCTACAATCACAAGGCTTAGGCTTTAATACAGATTTATCTCTATCAAACAAAAAAAATACAGCAAGGGTAAATACAAATGTAAGAGTCGCACCGACAAGACAAACACAGTATGCACAAAAAGCTGCAATACCACAATTTTCATTCATTAACAGCTCTCTTCGAAGAAAAAGCCAAACAAACTCAAGCGGACCACAAAGTAATAATTCTCATATAAGCTTTACGCAAGCAGCACCTTCTAGGGGCAGCGGATTACAGCCATTAAAAAATAACTTTCTTAGAAGAATTTCTGAAGAACAAAACAAAGCAAAAAACAACGTTGGCTTTAGAGAAAATTACGATCAATTTGGAATGAAAGATTCTGCATTTACTCTGCTGGATGTTATTTCAAATATTTCAGTTTTTGACAGAAGTTACGCACCGCAGCTTAACTCTAACACTCCAGAAGCAGAAAATGAAAGAAATAAATTCTACGCAATGATGGATTTTGATCAATACAAAACCGAACAATTTGGATTAATGATGGAAATCCTTTACAAAGAAAATCAAAATCACGACTTAATAAGAGAATTAATAATATCAGGACTTGGAATACAAATTTCTTTAGAGCTTGCACTAGAAGAACTTGATAAAAAAATTAAAACCCTTGACCAGCAATACTTAAACGCTAAAATTAACAGCTTTACATTCATTGATAAGATAAAAGAGCTTGACTCAAAATTAAATCATATAATAGACAAAAAAACAGAATGGTCAAGATACGTTGACAACATTATTGCAAATGTAAACTATAATTCAAGCCTAAAAGATTCTCAATATCTAGCACAGCACATTCGAAACAAATACTTAGACAACATGCAAAATGCTCGCCAGTCCGTTCTTGATTTATATATTAACATAACAGAATTTAAATAG
- a CDS encoding complement regulator-acquiring protein: protein MNKTKLLTFITLEIIILFSCKLNYEDVKNKVASFTETKHNESNQSNSQKNTKEQEHQKLAKDLKVTEKKETNLIDKLFEILAREMTIIKKEKLQTEISSQFGLKNSMFELINVYKIDSTNGEKLREKMNSSLTESQKMRRQFYSSLGYNTTDIFNLAEIVNKLYKNSKTHDSIKKISGGIQIQQRFEVALEDLAINMEKLKANNFNQKTLEEIYNIIIDLIEIKKEWLSTIKTLIKSSNATLELQNNTEKLTEHIDQLYKDKMISICLKSEQALIYLDTLFKNNNN from the coding sequence TTGAATAAGACAAAATTATTAACATTTATAACATTGGAGATAATAATATTGTTCTCTTGTAAGCTAAACTACGAAGATGTTAAAAACAAAGTAGCAAGTTTTACAGAAACAAAACACAATGAATCTAATCAATCAAATTCTCAAAAAAACACAAAAGAACAAGAACATCAAAAATTAGCAAAAGACTTAAAAGTTACTGAGAAAAAAGAAACAAATCTAATTGACAAACTTTTTGAAATCCTGGCAAGAGAAATGACAATAATTAAAAAAGAAAAACTTCAAACAGAAATTTCTAGTCAATTTGGACTAAAAAATAGCATGTTTGAACTAATTAATGTTTACAAAATTGACTCTACAAATGGGGAAAAGCTTAGAGAAAAAATGAACTCAAGCCTAACCGAATCTCAAAAAATGAGAAGACAATTTTACTCATCACTAGGTTACAACACTACTGATATTTTCAATTTAGCAGAGATTGTAAACAAACTTTACAAGAATTCAAAAACCCACGATTCAATAAAAAAAATATCAGGGGGAATACAAATTCAACAAAGATTTGAAGTTGCGCTTGAAGATTTGGCAATTAACATGGAAAAGCTAAAAGCAAATAATTTTAATCAAAAAACTTTAGAAGAAATTTACAATATAATTATTGATTTAATCGAAATAAAAAAAGAATGGCTTAGTACAATAAAAACATTGATTAAAAGTTCAAACGCCACCTTGGAACTACAAAACAATACAGAAAAGCTAACAGAGCACATTGATCAGCTTTACAAAGACAAAATGATTTCTATTTGCTTGAAATCCGAGCAAGCATTAATTTACTTAGACACATTATTTAAAAATAATAATAATTAA